A region of Myxococcus stipitatus DSM 14675 DNA encodes the following proteins:
- a CDS encoding cation:proton antiporter, with the protein MKGAVTRLVLLMVLLAIISRAQVLRADSGTSVTLAAGALLLCGLFAGKVAKGFGLPRLTGYLLVGVAVGPYALGFIPGDGVKGLDLVKGLAVSLIALVAGTELRLGLIRRVGARVALLCAAVCAVTFAVCFAATFALKPVLPFLTPLTVPQALAVSALMSTVVVSFSPTVTIAIVQETSARGSFTEFLMALVIIGDLLVMVAFALAAGMTRASFGGGFDIAGLLSGVGWELFGSVVVGGVLAVAMLVYMRGVKRELPLFLVGLSFAAAEGGTRLHLSPLLVSLAAGALIVNLDEREGERIHHAIQRAGLPVFALFFAAAGAGLKLDALMTVGPAALLLVVLRGVAIWFACRRFAPTHDPRLKEYLWMGLISQAGVTFGLAALVSRTFPTFGPQVEVLIVAMITAHELVGPVLTRRALTASGEVRTDESPGTA; encoded by the coding sequence GTGAAGGGCGCGGTGACGCGATTGGTGCTGTTGATGGTCCTGCTGGCCATCATCAGCCGCGCCCAGGTGCTGCGCGCGGACTCGGGCACGTCGGTGACGTTGGCGGCCGGGGCGCTGCTCCTGTGCGGCCTCTTCGCGGGCAAGGTGGCCAAGGGGTTCGGGCTGCCCCGGCTCACGGGCTACCTGCTGGTGGGCGTGGCGGTGGGGCCGTACGCGCTGGGCTTCATTCCGGGCGACGGCGTGAAGGGGCTGGACCTGGTGAAGGGGCTGGCGGTGAGCCTCATCGCGCTGGTCGCGGGCACGGAGCTGCGGCTGGGGCTCATCCGGCGCGTGGGGGCTCGCGTGGCGTTGCTGTGCGCGGCGGTCTGCGCGGTGACGTTCGCGGTGTGCTTCGCCGCGACGTTCGCCCTCAAGCCGGTGCTGCCCTTCCTGACGCCGCTGACGGTGCCCCAGGCGCTGGCGGTCAGCGCGCTGATGTCCACGGTGGTGGTGTCGTTCTCGCCCACGGTGACCATCGCCATCGTCCAGGAGACGAGCGCGCGAGGGAGCTTCACCGAGTTCCTCATGGCGCTGGTCATCATCGGCGACCTGCTCGTCATGGTGGCGTTCGCGCTGGCGGCGGGCATGACGCGCGCGAGCTTCGGTGGCGGCTTCGACATCGCGGGCCTGCTGAGCGGGGTGGGGTGGGAGCTGTTCGGATCGGTGGTGGTGGGCGGCGTGCTGGCGGTGGCGATGCTCGTCTACATGCGTGGCGTGAAGCGCGAGCTGCCGCTGTTCCTCGTCGGCCTGTCCTTCGCGGCGGCCGAAGGAGGCACGCGGCTGCACCTGTCTCCGCTGCTGGTGTCGCTGGCGGCCGGCGCGCTCATCGTCAACCTGGACGAGCGCGAGGGCGAGCGCATCCACCACGCGATCCAGCGCGCGGGCCTGCCCGTGTTCGCGCTCTTCTTCGCGGCGGCGGGCGCGGGGCTGAAGCTGGACGCGCTGATGACGGTGGGGCCCGCGGCGCTCCTCCTGGTGGTGCTGCGCGGCGTGGCCATCTGGTTCGCTTGTCGACGCTTCGCGCCCACGCATGACCCCCGCCTGAAGGAATACCTGTGGATGGGGCTCATCTCCCAGGCGGGGGTGACTTTCGGACTGGCGGCGCTGGTGTCCAGGACGTTCCCGACGTTCGGCCCGCAGGTGGAGGTGCTCATCGTGGCGATGATCACGGCGCATGAGTTGGTGGGGCCCGTGCTCACTCGACGGGCCCTGACGGCCAGCGGAGAAGTCAGGACGGACGAGTCGCCAGGAACGGCGTAG
- a CDS encoding L-threonylcarbamoyladenylate synthase, with protein sequence MAAPILEVDMEHPSPRHIQRAVEVLERGGLVAYPTDTYYGMGCDLGSKKAIERLYQLKGRDKKKPLSFLCPDLSDVARYAHVSNFAYRTMKGLTPGAFTFILEATRLVPDLMMTRQKQVGIRVPDAPLARELARALGRPLVTTSVSNLEGEPLTDARDIKDALGHGLDLILDGGVTLNEPSTVVSLIGDTLEILRQGKGRLED encoded by the coding sequence ATGGCCGCACCCATCCTCGAGGTGGACATGGAGCACCCCTCTCCGCGCCACATCCAGCGCGCCGTGGAGGTGCTCGAGCGCGGCGGACTCGTCGCCTATCCGACGGATACGTATTACGGCATGGGCTGTGACCTGGGCTCGAAGAAGGCCATCGAGCGGCTCTACCAGCTCAAGGGCCGCGACAAGAAGAAGCCCCTGTCCTTCCTCTGTCCGGACCTGTCTGACGTGGCGCGCTATGCCCACGTGAGCAATTTCGCGTACCGGACGATGAAGGGTCTGACCCCTGGCGCGTTTACTTTCATTCTAGAAGCGACGCGCCTGGTGCCGGACTTGATGATGACCCGACAGAAGCAGGTAGGTATCCGGGTACCCGATGCCCCACTGGCACGGGAGCTGGCGCGTGCGCTGGGGCGTCCCCTGGTGACGACCTCGGTGAGCAATCTCGAAGGAGAGCCGCTCACGGATGCCCGGGACATCAAGGACGCATTGGGCCATGGGTTGGACCTCATCCTGGATGGCGGCGTGACGTTGAACGAGCCGTCCACGGTGGTTTCACTCATCGGCGATACGCTTGAAATCCTCCGCCAGGGCAAGGGTAGGCTGGAGGACTGA